In a single window of the Alosa sapidissima isolate fAloSap1 chromosome 18, fAloSap1.pri, whole genome shotgun sequence genome:
- the LOC121689374 gene encoding neurofilament medium polypeptide-like codes for MSYIMDNLYGPGYYRKGQISIRTRTTPVSSGFHSASLSRSSVSSGYRRTGGLSADSFESFNGEPRSRSEKEILQALNDRFAVYIEKVRHLELQNKHLEAEATALRQSQAGRSAVGDHYDRELGELRDTIAQLTQEKAQFFFEQQHIDEDLQHMRARLEDEMRGREELEAAIRAVTKYIDESELARLELDKKLQSLQDELAFQKKNHEDEVDDLLAQIQGAQVNVESRHQLKTDLTSALREIRAQLDANASMNAAQAEEWFRVRMEKLSEAAHFNDDAIRAAQDEMSEYRRQLQSRIVELETLKGTRDSLERQCCETEDHHQGDMASLQETLHQLDNELRGTKMEMASQLREYQDLLNVKMALDIEIAAYRKLLEGEETRYVSGLGSYSYLEGKITSHLKEDKAIEEETEEADEEGQDEGEGEEGGEEGEKEGEEEEEGEEAAEDVEEEAKSDEGKGGEEEKEEGEGEEEEEGKEEEGKEEEGGKEEAAEEGEDSKSPTDEKSEEKDSTSPPSKSPQAKTPTSKSPISKSPVSKSPKAKSPITKSPESKSPKTKSPESKSPPTKSPPKTPQPKSPPKSPALKSPTKTAGSKTLVKKESKSPVEEKSKSKSTPEAADKSAPKPKDKEEQAEAEDKDHTEEEAKEEVEKDATSKAGDKKDEPKTPSKEAKKDKEKPAAPKPDEEPKEDTKPATKPAPEKKSPEKADSKKEDKKADEAVVKETPAAPTKEVAKTEKAEKSSGTEAKEAKATDEKSKK; via the exons ATGAGTTATATTATGGATAACCTATACGGGCCCGGTTATTACCGTAAGGGTCAAATAAGTATTCGGACAAGGACAACTCCAGTTTCAAGTGGTTTCCACTCTGCGAGTCTGTCTCGGAGCTCGGTCTCCTCCGGTTACCGACGCACTGGTGGGCTCTCTGCTGACAGCTTTGAGTCCTTCAACGGAGAACCAAGGTCCCGTAGCGAGAAGGAGATTCTTCAAGCTCTTAATGACCGGTTTGCTGTCTACATCGAGAAGGTGCGGCACCTTGAGCTGCAGAATAAGCACCTGGAAGCGGAGGCAACTGCGCTGCGACAAAGTCAAGCCGGGCGCTCAGCCGTCGGCGATCATTATGATCGTGAGCTTGGGGAACTGCGGGACACAATCGCTCAACTCACCCAGGAGAAGGCTCAATTTTTCTTCGAACAACAACACATTGATGAGGACCTACAGCACATGCGGGCAAGGCTTGAAGATGAGATGCGTGGACGCGAAGAGCTTGAAGCTGCAATCCGTGCTGTGACCAAGTATATAGATGAGTCCGAACTTGCGCGTCTGGAGCTTGACAAAAAACTGCAGTCCCTGCAGGACGAGTTGGCCTTCCAGAAGAAGAATCATGAAGACGAGGTGGACGACCTGCTTGCACAGATACAGGGTGCGCAAGTGAACGTCGAATCCCGGCATCAGCTGAAGACTGACTTGACCAGTGCCCTCCGTGAAATCCGCGCGCAACTGGATGCTAATGCGTCCATGAATGCAGCTCAGGCGGAGGAATGGTTCAGAG TTCGAATGGAGAAATTGTCCGAAGCGGCCCATTTCAACGACGACGCTATCCGCGCGGCCCAGGATGAGATGTCTGAGTACCGTAGGCAGCTGCAGAGCCGCATTGTGGAGCTGGAGACCCTGAAGGGCACTAGGGACTCGCTGGAGAGGCAGTGCTGTGAGACTGAAGACCATCACCAAGGAGACATGGCATCTCTCCAG GAAACCCTTCATCAGCTGGACAATGAGCTGAGAGGTACAAAAATGGAAATGGCTAGTCAGCTGAGGGAATACCAGGACCTGCTGAATGTGAAGATGGCGTTAGATATCGAAATCGCTGCTTATAG GAAGCTGTTGGAGGGGGAGGAAACCCGCTATGTGTCAGGTCTGGGTTCATACTCCTACCTGGAGGGGAAGATCACCTCTCACCTAAAGGAAGACAAAGCCATCgaggaggagactgaggaggcTGATGAGGAAGGACAGgatgagggagaaggagaagaaggaggagaagagggggagaaggaaggagaggaagaagaggaaggagaagaggcTGCTGAGGATGTAGAGGAGGAGGCCAAATCGGATGAAGGGaagggaggtgaggaggagaaagaggagggcgagggggaggaggaagaggaaggaaaggaagaagaagggaaggaggaagagggaggtaAGGAAGAGGCGGCGGAGGAGGGAGAAGATTCAAAGTCTCCCACTGATgaaaaatctgaggagaaggaTTCAACTTCACCGCCTTCCAAATCTCCTCAAGCTAAGACCCCCACTTCCAAGTCACCAATTTCCAAGTCCCCTGTTAGCAAGTCCCCCAAAGCAAAGTCACCTATTACAAAATCTCCAGAATCCAAGTCTCCTAAGACCAAATCCCCTGAATCCAAGTCACCACCCACCAAGTCACCACCTAAAACACCTCAGCCCAAGTCTCCACCAAAATCACCTGCATTGAAGTCACCCACCAAGACTGCCGGGTCAAAAACCTTGGTAAAGAAAGAGTCCAAGTCCCCTGTGGAGGAGAAATCCAAGAGCAAGAGCACACCAGAAGCAGCAGACAAGAGTGCTcccaagcccaaagacaaggaAGAGCAGGCTGAAGCCGAGGACAAAGACCACACAGAGGAGGAAGCAAAGGAGGAAGTAGAGAAGGATGCAACCTCCAAGGCAGGTGACAAAAAGGACGAGCCCAAGACTCCTTCAAAGGAAGctaaaaaagacaaagaaaagccAGCCGCTCCAAAGCCGGACGAGGAGCCCAAGGAGGATACTAAGCCCGCCACCAAACCGGCGCCAGAGAAGAAATCTCCTGAGAAAGCCGATTCCAAGAAGGAAGACAAAAAGGCGGATGAAGCGGTGGTCAAAGAAACCCCTGCAGCTCCTACAAAAGAGGTGGCAAAAACCGAGAAAGCTGAGAAGTCTTCAGGCACCGAAGCAAAGGAGGCAAAGGCCACTGATGAGAAGTCCAAGAAGTAA
- the plbd2 gene encoding putative phospholipase B-like 2 isoform X2 — protein sequence MLRYWLPVFYFWAYLEVTTSGRYNDTIQAYAAGAVEGAVTSQLIYKHWMNTVVDYCGPFGYEPVYCQKLKEYIMANLQWVVKQIEKQPDSAYWHQVRLALLQIRGMEDAYNDQLSFSMAIPNLNPFGFLLFQMGGDLEDLEAALNKSSPSRTLGSGSCSALVKLLPGNKELLVSHDTWNNYQAMLRIMKKYSFSYHISSKDERPIPGAIQAFSSYPGSIFSGDDFYILSSGLVAMETTIGNSNPALWKYVVPQGAVMEWLRNIVANRLAQTGKQWADAFSKFNSGTYNNQWMIVDYKVFTPGRTDITEELFTVLEQIPGFIMVQDKTTELYETGYWASYNIPYYKEIFNASGCQVLVQQYGSWFSFDMNPRAQIFRRNQTLVTDLKSMVKLMRYNNYEKDPLSQCDGCDPKQNGENTISARSDLNPANGTYPFGALRQRPHGGTDMKMTSYGMYKEYQMLAASGPTWDQVPAFQWSTSPYSDLLHMGHPDRWAFPTVHVRWGTV from the exons ATGCTACGCTACTGGCTACCTGTGttctattt CTGGGCCTATCTAGAGGTGACCACTAGTGGGCGCTATAATGACACCATTCAGGCATATGCTGCGGGGGCAGTGGAGGGTGCCGTTACCTCACAG CTCATCTACAAGCACTGGATGAACACTGTTGTTGACTACTGTGGGCCATTTGGATATGAACCAGTTTATTGCCAGAAGTTAAAGGAGTACATCATGGCTAATCTTCAATGGGTTGTGAAGCAGATAGAGAAACAGCCTGACTCAGCTTACTGGCACCAG GTCCGTCTTGCACTGTTGCAGATTCGAGGGATGGAGGACGCCTACAATGACCAGCTGTCTTTCTCAATGGCCATCCCAAACCTCAATCCATTTGGGTTTCT GTTGTTTCAGATGGGTGGAGATCTGGAGGATCTGGAGGCTGCGCTGAATAAAAGTAGCCCATCACGGACGCTTGGCTCAGGCTCCTGCTCTGCCCTGGTGAAGTTGCTGCCAGGCAACAAAGAGCTGTTGGTATCACATGACACATGGAATAATTACCAGGCCATGCTGAGGATCATGAAGAAATATTCCTTCTCCTACCACATTTCATCAAAAG ATGAGCGGCCCATCCCTGGGGCCATTCAGGCCTTCTCCTCCTACCCTGGCTCCATCTTTTCAGGCGATGACTTCTATATCCTCAGCAGTGGGCTG gtTGCCATGGAGACCACAATCGGGAACAGTAACCCTGCCTTGTGGAAGTACGTGGTACCGCAAGGTGCAGTAATGGAGTGGCTCCGGAATATTGTTGCCAATCGCCTAGCGCAGACAGGCAAACAGTGGGCTGATGCCTTCAGCAAGTTCAACAGTGGAAC GTATAATAATCAGTGGATGATTGTGGATTATAAAGTCTTCACTCCAGGAAGAACAGATATCACAGAGGAGCTTTTCACTGTTCTGGAGCAAATTCC AGGTTTCATTATGGTCCAGGATAAAACCACTGAGCTTTATGAAACAGGTTACTGGGCTAGCTACAACATCCC GTATTATAAGGAGATCTTCAATGCCAGCGGCTGCCAGGTGCTGGTTCAGCAGTACGGGTCTTGGTTCTCCTTCGATATGAATCCAAGGGCTCAGATTTTCAGACGGAATCAAACCTTAGTGACCGATCTGAAGTCTATGGTCAAGCTCATGAG GTACAACAATTATGAGAAAGACCCCCTGTCCCAGTGTGATGGCTGTGACCCAAAACAGAATGGAGAAAACACCATCTCTGCACGATCCGATCTTAACCCTGCCAATGGCACCTATCCATTTGGAGCACTAAGACAGCGGCCTCACGGTGGAACGGACATGAAG ATGACGTCGTACGGCATGTATAAGGAGTATCAGATGCTGGCTGCTAGTGGCCCTACGTGGGACCAGGTGCCTGCATTCCAGTGGAGCACCTCTCCGTACAGTGACCTGCTGCACATGGGCCATCCTGACCGCTGGGCCTTTCCTACAGTCCATGTCAGATGGGGCACTGTCTGA
- the plbd2 gene encoding putative phospholipase B-like 2 isoform X1: protein MSGCVALSATLRRFDLICIFSVLLCYWIYPLGAVIQSVVIEKQTGKLQLVEGYHADNVASANFTDDISDSGWAYLEVTTSGRYNDTIQAYAAGAVEGAVTSQLIYKHWMNTVVDYCGPFGYEPVYCQKLKEYIMANLQWVVKQIEKQPDSAYWHQVRLALLQIRGMEDAYNDQLSFSMAIPNLNPFGFLLFQMGGDLEDLEAALNKSSPSRTLGSGSCSALVKLLPGNKELLVSHDTWNNYQAMLRIMKKYSFSYHISSKDERPIPGAIQAFSSYPGSIFSGDDFYILSSGLVAMETTIGNSNPALWKYVVPQGAVMEWLRNIVANRLAQTGKQWADAFSKFNSGTYNNQWMIVDYKVFTPGRTDITEELFTVLEQIPGFIMVQDKTTELYETGYWASYNIPYYKEIFNASGCQVLVQQYGSWFSFDMNPRAQIFRRNQTLVTDLKSMVKLMRYNNYEKDPLSQCDGCDPKQNGENTISARSDLNPANGTYPFGALRQRPHGGTDMKMTSYGMYKEYQMLAASGPTWDQVPAFQWSTSPYSDLLHMGHPDRWAFPTVHVRWGTV from the exons ATGTCTGGCTGTGTTGCTCTAAGTGCAACTTTGAGGCGTTTTGATTTAATATGTATTTTCAGCGTTTTGCTATGTTATTGGATATACCCCCTTGGCGCTGTTATTCAGTCTGTCGTGATCGAGAAACAGACTGGCAAGCTTCAGCTGGTAGAGGGCTATCATGCTGACAATGTGGCTTCGGCGAATTTCACAGATGACATCTCAGATTCAGG CTGGGCCTATCTAGAGGTGACCACTAGTGGGCGCTATAATGACACCATTCAGGCATATGCTGCGGGGGCAGTGGAGGGTGCCGTTACCTCACAG CTCATCTACAAGCACTGGATGAACACTGTTGTTGACTACTGTGGGCCATTTGGATATGAACCAGTTTATTGCCAGAAGTTAAAGGAGTACATCATGGCTAATCTTCAATGGGTTGTGAAGCAGATAGAGAAACAGCCTGACTCAGCTTACTGGCACCAG GTCCGTCTTGCACTGTTGCAGATTCGAGGGATGGAGGACGCCTACAATGACCAGCTGTCTTTCTCAATGGCCATCCCAAACCTCAATCCATTTGGGTTTCT GTTGTTTCAGATGGGTGGAGATCTGGAGGATCTGGAGGCTGCGCTGAATAAAAGTAGCCCATCACGGACGCTTGGCTCAGGCTCCTGCTCTGCCCTGGTGAAGTTGCTGCCAGGCAACAAAGAGCTGTTGGTATCACATGACACATGGAATAATTACCAGGCCATGCTGAGGATCATGAAGAAATATTCCTTCTCCTACCACATTTCATCAAAAG ATGAGCGGCCCATCCCTGGGGCCATTCAGGCCTTCTCCTCCTACCCTGGCTCCATCTTTTCAGGCGATGACTTCTATATCCTCAGCAGTGGGCTG gtTGCCATGGAGACCACAATCGGGAACAGTAACCCTGCCTTGTGGAAGTACGTGGTACCGCAAGGTGCAGTAATGGAGTGGCTCCGGAATATTGTTGCCAATCGCCTAGCGCAGACAGGCAAACAGTGGGCTGATGCCTTCAGCAAGTTCAACAGTGGAAC GTATAATAATCAGTGGATGATTGTGGATTATAAAGTCTTCACTCCAGGAAGAACAGATATCACAGAGGAGCTTTTCACTGTTCTGGAGCAAATTCC AGGTTTCATTATGGTCCAGGATAAAACCACTGAGCTTTATGAAACAGGTTACTGGGCTAGCTACAACATCCC GTATTATAAGGAGATCTTCAATGCCAGCGGCTGCCAGGTGCTGGTTCAGCAGTACGGGTCTTGGTTCTCCTTCGATATGAATCCAAGGGCTCAGATTTTCAGACGGAATCAAACCTTAGTGACCGATCTGAAGTCTATGGTCAAGCTCATGAG GTACAACAATTATGAGAAAGACCCCCTGTCCCAGTGTGATGGCTGTGACCCAAAACAGAATGGAGAAAACACCATCTCTGCACGATCCGATCTTAACCCTGCCAATGGCACCTATCCATTTGGAGCACTAAGACAGCGGCCTCACGGTGGAACGGACATGAAG ATGACGTCGTACGGCATGTATAAGGAGTATCAGATGCTGGCTGCTAGTGGCCCTACGTGGGACCAGGTGCCTGCATTCCAGTGGAGCACCTCTCCGTACAGTGACCTGCTGCACATGGGCCATCCTGACCGCTGGGCCTTTCCTACAGTCCATGTCAGATGGGGCACTGTCTGA
- the LOC121689767 gene encoding phospholipase DDHD2-like, translating to MSDDPTGGGGASSMVPGPEQQVLQVEDSNLSVNQGDPSTGKDKKKTAAATLDETSPSSAESFEMLDGLDLSESIYEPVQPHWFYCRRTNEKDWLPFSHEDSLKLEDALKNLKKEDESVVAVEGGRYDVRLTERLRYAVYWDQAPSEVRRCTWFFKGNEDPRYMPYPESFSERLEDAYMIAVTLGEWKRKLEFPTGETVILHNPKLIMQYQPIMLQDDWVSSPSEQGRPRTVKRGIENIAVDIPEGEPQTVDHLVFMVHGIGPACDLRFRSIIQCVNDFRSAALSLLSSHCRSAREEGRVGRVEFLPVDWHSALHGDATGVDESIQRITLPSISRLRHFTNDTLLDLFFYNSPTYCQTILDTVVTEVNRLHSLFRCRHPDFKGQVSLVGHSLGSLILFDLLTNQKTSSEDLGNEMKKSFGDLSTPKKENLEDALSRLGLQKYIPILQKEEMDLDSLSLCTETELEKVGIPLGPRKKILDLVSRRQILKDHKARMAAMLPPEDLADHNDASAAHRQSFLRTYSTTSAVDYKYFDVGIGQVSIHYPQLSFHPHSFFAFGSPIGMFLTVRGLKRIDPDYNFPTCKAFFNIYHPFDPVAYRIEPMIVPEADLEPMLIPHHKGRKRMHLELRESLTRMGVDLRNNVLGSLRTAWQSFARIPVAALPSGEEAVCAGVAMETSETRETEGTEESDVTEEKDLKIGMLNGGRRIDYVLQEAPIESFNEYLFAIQSHLCYWESEDTALLLLKEIYEKHGIAFEQSPS from the exons ATGTCTGATGACCcaactggtggtggtggtgcgtcTTCCATGGTTCCAGGACCGGAGCAGCAGGTCCTACAAGTGGAAGACTCTAATTTGTCAGTTAATCAGGGGGATCCGTCCACgggaaaagacaaaaagaag ACGGCAGCAGCCACTTTGGATGAAACTTCTCCCTCCTCTGCTGAGTCTTTCGAGATGTTGGATGGTCTGGATTTGTCCGAGTCCATTTACGAACCAGTCCAACCTCATTGGTTCTACTGTCGTCGGACCAATGAGAAAGACTGGCTACCATTCAGCCATGAAGACTCTCTTAAGCTGGAGGATGCCCTCAAGAACT TGAAAAAAGAAGATGAGAGCGTGGTCGCTGTGGAGGGTGGTCGCTATGACGTTCGCCTGACTGAGCGTCTGCGCTATGCTGTCTACTGGGACCAGGCACCCTCAGAAGTCCGTCGCTGCACGTGGTTCTTCAAAGGAAACGAAGACCCCCGGTACATGCCATACCCAGAGTCTTTCAGTGAACGCTTGGAG GATGCGTACATGATAGCCGTAACATTAGGGGAGTGGAAGAGGAAGCTGGAGTTTCCCACAGGCGAGACGGTCATTCTCCACAACCCCAAG CTCATTATGCAGTACCAGCCAATCATGCTGCAGGATGACTGGGTCTCCTCCCCCTCTGAACAGGGGAGGCCGCGCACAGTAAAGAGGGGCATTGAGAACATTGCTGTGGACATCCCAGAAG gGGAACCTCAGACAGTGGACCACCTTGTGTTTATGGTGCATGGGATCGGGCCTGCATGTGACCTTCGGTTTCGGAGCATCATCCAATGTg TGAATGATTTCCGCAGTGCTGCCTTGAGCCTGCTCAGCTCCCACTGCAGGTCGGCCCGAGAGGAGGGCAGGGTTGGCAGGGTCGAGTTCCTTCCTGTTGACTGGCACAGTGCTCTCCATGGCGATGCCACCGGCGTTGACGA GTCCATCCAACGGATCACTCTCCCCAGCATCAGCCGACTCCGACATTTCACCAACGACACCTTGCTGGATCTCTTCTTCTACAACAGCCCCACCTACTGCCAGACTATCCTGGACACCGTGGTAACAGAGGTCAACCGACTCCACAGTCTGTTCCGTTGCCGCCACCCAGACTTTAAGGGGCAAGTGTCCCTAGTGGGCCACAGTTTGG GGTCTCTTATTCTTTTTGATCTTCTCACCAATCAGAAAACAAGCTCTGAGGACTTGGGGAATGAGATG AAAAAATCTTTCGGTGACCTTTCAACCCCTAAGAAAGAAAACCTGGAAGATGCCCTCAGTAGACTGGGGCTTCAGAAATACATTCCTATTCTACAGAAGGAAGAAATGGACCTAGACTCTTTG TCTCTTTGCACAGAAACTGAATTAGAAAAAGTAGGAATACCTCTTGGACCACGCAAAAAAATCTTGGACTTGGTCAGTAGAAGACAAATCTTGAAG GATCATAAAGCCAGGATGGCGGCCATGTTACCTCCTGAAGACTTAGCAGACCACAACGATGCCAGCGCGGCCCACCGTCAAAGCTTCCTGCGGACCTATTCCACCACCAGTGCCGTAGACTACAAATATTTTGATGTGGGGATCGGTCAG GTGTCCATCCATTACCCTCAACTATCTTTCCATCCACACTCCTTCTTTGCGTTTGGCTCACCCATCGGAATGTTTCTGACTGTTCGAGGACTGAAACGTATCGACCCCGACTACAACTTCCCCACGTGCAAGGCCTTCTTCAACATCTACCACCCT TTTGATCCAGTTGCGTACCGCATTGAGCCCATGATTGTGCCTGAGGCTGATCTGGAGCCGATGCTGATACCACATCacaaggggaggaagaggatgcaTCTGg AGTTGAGGGAGAGTTTGACCCGCATGGGTGTTGACCTGAGGAACAACGTGCTTGGCTCCCTGCGGACGGCGTGGCAGTCCTTCGCCCGTATACCGGTGGCTGCCCTTCCATCTGGGGAGGAAGCGGTGTGCGCAGGCGTCGCCATGGAGACCTCAGAGACTCGAGAAACAGAGG GAACAGAGGAAAGCGATGTAACAGAGGAAAAAGACTTAAAGATTGGAATGTTGAATGGGGGTCGGCGAATTGACTATGTTCTCCAAGAAGCACCTATCGAAAGTTTCAACGAGTACCTCTTTGCCATCCAGAGTCACCTCTGTTACTG GGAATCTGAAGACACAGCTCTTCTGCTTCTGAAGGAAATCTATGAAAAACATGGTATAGCTTTTGAACAATCCCCATCATAG